The following proteins come from a genomic window of Blattabacterium cuenoti:
- a CDS encoding DUF2795 domain-containing protein, protein MYWTLELASHLEDAPWPATKDELIDFAIRTGAPLEVVENLQQLENGDGEVFETIEDIWADYPRDDEDFYWNRDEYEL, encoded by the coding sequence ATGTATTGGACTTTAGAATTAGCTTCTCATTTAGAAGATGCTCCTTGGCCTGCAACAAAGGATGAATTGATTGATTTTGCTATTCGAACTGGAGCTCCTTTAGAAGTAGTTGAAAATCTTCAACAATTAGAAAATGGAGATGGAGAAGTTTTTGAAACTATAGAAGATATATGGGCGGATTATCCACGTGATGATGAAGATTTTTATTGGAATAGAGATGAATATGAACTTTAA
- the fmt gene encoding methionyl-tRNA formyltransferase encodes MKKFPKIVFIGSTHFSLYTLKELYIKQYNIVGIITSPDNPFFKQNKKAFPPVKIYALENKIPFLQPVNLLHSSFLEKIKIWNADIQIVVSFRVLPKKVWNLPKMGSFNLHASLLPQYKGAAPINWAIINGENKTGLTTFFIEEQIDSGKILFQKEIQIRKEETAGELEKKLTKISGFMVIQTLENILKKKIKPISQKNIDSSLLKYAPKISTKDCRIQWENSNIESIYNKIRGLSPYPTAWTLLFFNNNKFVRFKIFLVKKIRKTHTLAIGRILISSHEMKISVKNGFISIMEGQIEGKKRMHVKNLINGLKIRKNLFVR; translated from the coding sequence ATGAAAAAGTTTCCAAAAATTGTATTTATAGGTTCAACCCATTTTTCTCTTTATACATTAAAAGAATTATATATTAAACAATACAACATTGTAGGAATAATCACAAGCCCTGATAATCCATTTTTTAAACAAAATAAAAAAGCATTCCCTCCTGTAAAAATATACGCATTAGAAAATAAAATTCCTTTTTTACAACCTGTAAATCTTTTACATTCTTCTTTTTTAGAAAAGATAAAAATATGGAATGCAGATATACAAATTGTTGTCTCTTTTCGAGTTCTTCCCAAAAAAGTATGGAATTTACCTAAAATGGGTTCTTTCAATTTACATGCATCTCTTTTACCCCAATATAAAGGAGCAGCTCCGATTAACTGGGCCATTATTAATGGAGAAAATAAAACGGGATTGACTACTTTTTTCATAGAAGAACAAATAGATTCTGGAAAAATTCTTTTTCAAAAAGAAATTCAAATAAGAAAAGAAGAAACTGCAGGAGAATTAGAAAAAAAATTAACAAAAATTAGTGGTTTTATGGTTATTCAAACTTTAGAAAATATTCTAAAAAAGAAAATTAAACCTATTTCTCAAAAAAATATTGATTCTTCTTTATTAAAATATGCTCCTAAAATATCCACTAAAGATTGTAGAATACAATGGGAAAATTCTAATATAGAATCAATTTACAATAAAATAAGAGGATTAAGTCCTTATCCTACAGCATGGACATTGTTATTTTTTAATAACAACAAATTTGTGAGATTTAAAATTTTTCTTGTTAAAAAAATACGAAAAACACATACTTTAGCAATTGGTAGGATACTTATTTCATCGCATGAAATGAAAATATCCGTTAAAAACGGTTTTATATCTATTATGGAAGGACAAATAGAAGGAAAAAAAAGAATGCATGTTAAAAATTTAATTAATGGATTGAAAATCAGAAAAAACCTTTTTGTTCGATAA
- a CDS encoding HU family DNA-binding protein: protein MNKTELVNSIAEKTGITKIKAKNVTDAFIETVIESLKKGNKVTLVGFGTFSVVERHPRNGVNPRTGKKIHIPGKKVAKFKIGAELTKL from the coding sequence ATGAATAAAACAGAATTGGTTAATTCAATAGCTGAAAAAACTGGAATAACAAAAATAAAAGCTAAAAACGTTACAGATGCATTTATTGAAACAGTGATAGAATCTTTAAAAAAAGGAAATAAGGTTACTCTTGTCGGATTCGGTACTTTTTCTGTAGTAGAAAGACATCCTAGAAATGGAGTCAATCCTAGAACAGGAAAAAAAATACATATTCCAGGAAAAAAAGTAGCTAAATTTAAAATAGGAGCAGAATTAACAAAATTGTGA
- the pdxH gene encoding pyridoxamine 5'-phosphate oxidase — protein MTVDLSKFRKNYEKNSLLESDVPKKPFQLFDDWFQQEKSFHQERKDNEEINAMSISTIGEDGGPETRIVLLKEYSENGFIFYTNYYSLKGKAIQNRPKVCISFYWKNMERQILIKGRTYKIPRKKSDEYFHNRPRENQIGSWASRQSMILSSKEYLLKQYNKWKNFFDKKTIKRPFDWGGYIVKPYKMEFWQGQPNRLHDRLVYFLKEKWILHRFYP, from the coding sequence ATGACTGTTGACTTGAGTAAGTTCAGAAAAAATTATGAAAAAAATTCATTATTAGAATCTGATGTTCCAAAAAAACCTTTTCAATTGTTTGATGACTGGTTTCAACAGGAAAAATCCTTTCATCAAGAAAGAAAAGATAATGAAGAAATTAATGCTATGTCTATTTCTACCATAGGAGAAGATGGAGGCCCAGAAACTAGAATTGTTTTATTAAAAGAATATTCAGAAAACGGATTTATTTTTTATACAAATTATTATAGTTTGAAAGGAAAAGCAATTCAAAACAGACCAAAAGTATGTATTTCTTTTTATTGGAAAAATATGGAAAGACAAATCCTTATTAAAGGAAGAACATATAAAATTCCAAGAAAAAAATCAGATGAATATTTTCATAATAGACCTAGAGAAAATCAAATTGGAAGTTGGGCTTCTAGACAAAGTATGATTCTTTCATCTAAAGAATATTTATTAAAACAATATAATAAATGGAAGAACTTTTTTGATAAAAAAACAATAAAACGTCCTTTTGATTGGGGAGGATATATTGTAAAACCATATAAAATGGAATTTTGGCAGGGACAACCTAACAGACTCCATGATAGATTGGTTTATTTCTTAAAAGAAAAATGGATCTTGCATAGATTCTATCCCTAA
- a CDS encoding DNA polymerase III subunit beta family protein: protein MYFSVLSYFLLRKLHTLYKIININNLSNSITFEISKKNQLKIIWGLDSKNLIYTYIKINVQKYTKEKATLSIKFMINVLTTFSNEELFLKKKKNTLNIYSKQGVYKIPTYYDLNHNKNILILCKSSFVHRISLFSKLFLKILNKTLFSITRNEELPPILNGVFFQFFTHEANFVSTDTYRLIKYTINNFKTDQRIQFTISSIDLNIVREILKNEKKNNIIIEYYEKKKCNLLF, encoded by the coding sequence ATGTATTTTTCTGTTTTGAGTTACTTTCTGTTAAGAAAATTACATACTTTATATAAAATTATAAATATTAATAATTTATCGAATTCAATAACTTTTGAAATTTCGAAAAAAAATCAATTAAAAATTATATGGGGATTAGATTCAAAAAATCTAATTTATACATATATAAAAATCAATGTTCAGAAATATACCAAAGAAAAAGCAACTCTATCTATCAAATTTATGATAAATGTTTTAACTACATTTTCAAATGAAGAACTTTTTTTAAAAAAGAAAAAAAATACACTTAATATTTATTCTAAACAGGGAGTTTATAAAATTCCTACTTATTATGATTTGAATCATAATAAAAATATCCTTATACTATGTAAGTCTTCTTTTGTTCATAGAATATCTTTGTTTTCCAAACTATTTTTAAAAATTTTAAACAAAACTTTATTTTCTATTACTAGAAACGAGGAATTGCCTCCTATATTAAATGGAGTTTTTTTTCAATTTTTTACCCATGAAGCAAATTTTGTATCAACGGATACTTATAGACTGATCAAATATACTATAAATAATTTTAAAACAGATCAAAGGATCCAATTTACTATATCTAGTATAGATCTTAATATAGTTAGGGAAATATTAAAAAATGAAAAAAAAAATAATATTATTATTGAATATTATGAAAAAAAAAAATGTAATCTTTTATTTTAA
- a CDS encoding DNA polymerase III subunit beta produces MKKKNVIFYFKNHIFSCQLINENYPDYRSVIPHNNQCHVSLIINKFLLLNTIKRVSIFSKNRKNFIDFYFNHNKLKIYDQNTIDAHNSISEIKCKVLSKKMKNMKIGFNSQFLIEILSSLNEDFVYFELYHKMGILRPLYNKQKEESIFILIMSIIKV; encoded by the coding sequence ATGAAAAAAAAAAATGTAATCTTTTATTTTAAGAATCATATTTTTTCATGTCAACTAATAAATGAAAACTATCCAGACTATCGTTCTGTAATACCTCATAATAATCAATGTCATGTTTCTTTGATTATTAATAAATTTTTATTGTTAAATACTATTAAAAGAGTTTCTATTTTTTCTAAGAATAGAAAGAATTTTATTGATTTTTATTTTAATCATAATAAATTAAAAATTTATGATCAAAATACGATTGATGCTCATAATTCTATTTCAGAAATAAAGTGTAAAGTTCTTTCTAAAAAAATGAAAAATATGAAAATAGGTTTTAATTCTCAATTTTTAATTGAAATTTTATCTTCTTTAAATGAAGATTTTGTTTATTTTGAATTATATCATAAAATGGGAATTTTAAGGCCTTTATATAATAAACAAAAAGAAGAATCAATTTTTATATTGATTATGTCTATAATAAAAGTATGA
- the pheT gene encoding phenylalanine--tRNA ligase subunit beta — protein sequence MKISLNWIKKYVFPLNMDENKISNILTDIGLTVKGIHNENQDFVLDVEITPNRTDAMSHYGIARDLYAVLKFRGYKVHLVKPIINEEIHCNNSNNKSNLSILVKIHDTCIRYSGIFISKIKIETSPCWLISRLRSIGIKSINNMIDIIHFVMYELGQPIHIFDMDQIEDKKIIIKNADNDTKFQSSDKIIRKLDEEDLVIYDTVKPLSIAGMINHIKSNIHVRTKNIFIGSACFNPIIIRNLIKKHSIKTETQHFFEKDTDPNQTVYALQRSAFLIKKIIKNKIICSDIIDCYPNPISISKIRLRYKNIINIIGKKISKKKIKKILSLLEMMIDSENDQYLLIRIPFYRTDVQREIDVIEEIFRIYGIHKIPIHNQIKIPTFPKIFFKTEYEIQKILFEQLVCFGFQEIISYTIRKNEEKFSSLLNSFLKRQEIKILNPVNYNYQFMRSSLIFSMIECIEYNIKNNRIKSNIKFFELGNIYYKINNKFLEKTYLGIAIYQKKKTESKNYPFFYLKGIIEQIFQKSGILNYTQILSKHPLLENGISILYNHKNLVELGKFKNHIFKKNEIFYAEIDWKYLVSIIQEKKIIYIPFSRYPTSRRDLSLLVDKTISFEKINQLIKKKENHIIKKIQIYDLYEGKNFPISKKSYTVSFFFESQKETLTDKIINNSMKEIELFLKKKLKAEIREK from the coding sequence ATGAAAATATCATTGAATTGGATTAAAAAATATGTATTTCCTCTTAATATGGACGAAAACAAAATCTCCAATATATTAACTGATATTGGACTCACAGTAAAAGGGATTCATAATGAAAACCAAGATTTTGTTTTAGATGTGGAAATAACACCTAATCGTACAGATGCTATGAGTCATTACGGAATTGCACGTGATTTATATGCCGTATTAAAATTTCGTGGATATAAAGTTCATTTGGTAAAACCAATAATAAATGAAGAGATTCATTGTAATAATAGTAATAATAAATCTAATCTTTCAATTCTTGTAAAAATACATGATACATGTATAAGGTATTCCGGAATATTTATTTCGAAAATAAAAATCGAAACATCTCCATGTTGGTTAATTTCTAGATTAAGATCTATAGGCATAAAATCTATAAATAATATGATAGATATAATCCATTTTGTTATGTATGAATTAGGACAACCTATTCATATTTTTGATATGGATCAAATAGAGGATAAAAAAATTATAATAAAAAATGCGGACAATGATACAAAATTTCAATCTTCAGATAAGATTATAAGAAAACTTGATGAAGAAGATTTAGTTATTTATGATACTGTTAAACCATTATCTATAGCTGGAATGATCAATCATATTAAATCAAATATACATGTTAGAACCAAAAATATATTTATTGGAAGTGCTTGTTTTAATCCCATCATAATCCGGAATCTTATAAAAAAACATTCTATAAAAACAGAAACACAACATTTTTTTGAAAAAGATACAGATCCAAATCAGACTGTTTACGCTTTACAAAGAAGTGCTTTTCTTATCAAGAAGATCATAAAAAATAAGATAATATGTTCTGACATCATAGATTGTTATCCTAATCCTATATCTATTTCAAAAATCAGACTTCGTTATAAAAACATTATCAATATTATAGGAAAAAAAATATCGAAAAAAAAAATTAAAAAAATTTTATCATTGTTGGAAATGATGATTGATTCTGAAAATGATCAATATTTATTGATTCGTATTCCTTTCTATAGAACAGATGTTCAAAGAGAAATAGATGTAATTGAAGAAATATTTAGAATTTATGGAATTCATAAGATTCCAATACATAATCAAATAAAAATTCCTACATTTCCTAAAATTTTTTTTAAAACAGAATATGAAATTCAAAAAATACTTTTTGAACAATTAGTTTGTTTTGGTTTTCAAGAAATTATTTCTTATACCATTAGAAAAAATGAAGAAAAATTTTCTTCTTTACTAAATTCTTTTTTGAAAAGACAAGAAATTAAGATTCTTAATCCTGTGAACTACAATTATCAATTCATGAGATCCAGTTTGATATTCAGTATGATAGAATGTATTGAATATAATATTAAGAACAATAGAATCAAATCCAATATAAAATTTTTTGAATTAGGAAACATATATTATAAAATAAATAATAAATTTTTAGAAAAAACCTATCTCGGAATAGCGATATATCAAAAAAAAAAAACAGAATCTAAAAATTATCCTTTTTTTTATTTGAAAGGAATTATTGAACAAATTTTTCAAAAAAGTGGAATATTGAATTATACTCAAATACTTTCCAAACATCCATTATTAGAAAATGGAATTTCCATATTATACAATCATAAAAATTTAGTTGAACTAGGAAAGTTTAAAAATCATATTTTCAAAAAAAATGAAATCTTTTATGCAGAAATTGATTGGAAATATTTAGTATCTATTATTCAGGAAAAAAAAATAATTTATATTCCATTTTCAAGATATCCTACTTCAAGGAGAGATTTATCTTTATTAGTAGACAAGACTATTTCATTCGAAAAAATCAATCAATTAATCAAGAAAAAAGAAAATCATATTATTAAAAAAATTCAAATATATGATTTATATGAGGGAAAAAATTTTCCTATATCAAAAAAATCTTACACAGTAAGTTTCTTTTTTGAAAGTCAAAAAGAGACACTGACTGATAAAATTATTAATAATTCAATGAAAGAAATTGAATTATTTTTGAAAAAAAAATTAAAAGCGGAAATAAGAGAAAAATAA
- a CDS encoding glycine--tRNA ligase produces MKKCSYFFDFLISHAKVYGFIFPSSEIYGGLNAIYDYGPHGVELKNNIKELWWKSMTRLHENIVGVDSSILMHSDVWHASGHVDKFNELLIDHKDSKKRYRPEILIQEYVKKNFLNDPKKKEKILSRLSKSLEKKDLIDIKVLIDELCICDPVFKTKNWTEIRHFNMMFKIRNEKDLFLRPETAQGVFLNFHNIVKSSRMKIPFGIAQIGKSFRNEIVARKFLFRMREFEQMEMQFFVLPEEEIKWYEYWKKNRLKWHLELNLGDDKTYYYQLCDHDHLSHYESAGSDIEFHFPFGFQEIEGIHSRRDFDLKNHELFSKKKIRIVEWKKNYIPYVIETSLGLDRLFLAIFSSSLKKEKLKNGKVRIVLKLPYFLSPIKAAIFPLVRKDGLQEIAKRIFHDIKIRHRLVYDEKESIGKLYRRQDAIGTPFCFTVDYDTIKTDTVTMRNRDSMEQKRIHIKEISKIIKQETGFEKILKKLSIII; encoded by the coding sequence ATGAAAAAATGTAGTTATTTTTTTGATTTTTTAATTTCTCACGCAAAAGTTTATGGTTTTATTTTTCCTTCTAGCGAAATTTATGGAGGATTAAATGCGATTTATGATTATGGACCACACGGAGTGGAGTTAAAAAATAATATCAAAGAATTGTGGTGGAAATCTATGACTCGACTTCATGAAAATATAGTAGGAGTGGATTCTTCTATTCTTATGCATTCTGATGTTTGGCATGCATCCGGTCATGTTGATAAATTTAACGAATTATTAATTGATCATAAAGATTCTAAAAAAAGATATCGTCCTGAAATTTTAATTCAAGAATATGTAAAAAAAAATTTTTTAAATGATCCTAAAAAAAAAGAAAAAATATTATCTCGTTTATCTAAATCTTTGGAAAAAAAGGATTTAATAGATATAAAAGTTTTAATTGATGAATTGTGCATTTGTGATCCCGTTTTTAAAACAAAAAATTGGACAGAAATTCGACATTTCAATATGATGTTTAAAATTAGAAATGAAAAAGATTTATTTCTTCGTCCTGAAACAGCTCAAGGTGTATTTTTAAATTTTCATAATATTGTAAAATCTAGTAGGATGAAAATCCCATTTGGAATTGCTCAAATAGGAAAATCATTTAGAAATGAAATTGTTGCAAGAAAATTTTTATTTAGAATGCGGGAATTTGAACAAATGGAAATGCAATTTTTTGTTCTTCCAGAAGAAGAAATAAAATGGTATGAGTATTGGAAAAAAAACCGATTAAAATGGCATTTAGAATTAAATTTAGGAGATGATAAAACATATTATTATCAGTTATGTGATCATGATCATTTGTCTCATTATGAAAGTGCGGGATCAGATATAGAATTTCATTTTCCTTTTGGATTTCAAGAAATAGAAGGAATTCATTCTCGTAGAGATTTTGATTTAAAGAATCATGAATTGTTTTCAAAAAAAAAAATTCGAATAGTTGAATGGAAAAAAAATTATATCCCTTATGTTATAGAAACATCTTTAGGATTAGATCGTCTTTTTTTAGCTATATTTTCTTCTTCCTTAAAAAAGGAAAAATTAAAAAATGGAAAAGTACGTATAGTATTAAAACTCCCCTACTTTTTATCCCCAATTAAAGCGGCCATCTTTCCATTGGTTAGAAAAGATGGATTACAAGAAATCGCGAAAAGAATATTTCATGATATAAAAATTCGTCATAGATTGGTTTACGATGAAAAAGAATCCATTGGAAAATTATATAGAAGACAAGATGCTATAGGAACTCCATTTTGTTTTACTGTAGATTACGATACGATCAAGACAGATACAGTAACTATGAGAAACAGAGATAGCATGGAACAAAAAAGAATTCACATAAAAGAAATATCAAAAATTATAAAACAAGAAACTGGATTCGAAAAAATTTTAAAAAAATTGTCTATTATTATATAA
- the trxB gene encoding thioredoxin-disulfide reductase: MLFKKKIHNCVIIGSGPAGYSAAIYASRADMNPILFTGFQPGGQLTTTTSVDNYMGFPEGVNGNDLMKNCKKQAERFNTKIINQSVNHVILSSKKGGIHRIFFSTKKCIESRGIIVATGSRPKFLGIDKEKQFVGLGISFCATCDGFFHKEKNVAVIGGGDTALEEAIFLAKICKKVYLIVRKENLKASKILQNRILKNNNINILFCSNVTEIIGDNFLEGIKIFNHKNKTSRTVLISGLFIAIGHVPNTEIFKNELDLDEKGYIIVQKGKTITSKPGVFAAGDVQDPDYRQAITSAGTGCMAALDLEKYLYVCVE, from the coding sequence ATGTTATTTAAAAAAAAAATACATAATTGTGTAATTATTGGATCTGGACCTGCTGGTTATTCTGCTGCTATATATGCGTCTAGAGCTGATATGAATCCTATTCTTTTTACGGGATTTCAACCAGGAGGACAATTGACCACAACAACTAGTGTGGATAATTATATGGGATTCCCAGAAGGAGTTAATGGAAACGATCTGATGAAAAATTGTAAAAAACAAGCAGAACGTTTTAATACAAAAATAATTAATCAATCTGTGAATCATGTTATTTTATCCAGTAAAAAAGGAGGAATTCATCGTATTTTTTTCTCTACAAAAAAATGTATAGAAAGTAGAGGTATCATTGTAGCTACAGGTTCTCGTCCTAAATTTTTAGGAATTGATAAAGAAAAACAATTTGTAGGATTAGGAATTTCTTTTTGTGCTACTTGCGATGGTTTTTTTCATAAAGAAAAAAATGTAGCAGTGATAGGAGGTGGAGATACAGCTTTAGAAGAAGCAATTTTTTTAGCAAAAATTTGTAAAAAAGTATATTTGATAGTTAGAAAAGAAAACTTGAAAGCATCCAAAATTTTGCAAAATCGTATTTTGAAAAATAATAATATTAACATATTATTTTGTTCTAATGTAACAGAAATTATTGGAGATAATTTTTTGGAAGGTATTAAAATTTTTAATCATAAAAATAAAACTAGTAGAACTGTTTTAATTAGTGGTTTATTTATTGCGATTGGTCATGTTCCTAATACAGAGATTTTTAAAAATGAATTAGATTTGGATGAAAAAGGATATATTATTGTACAAAAAGGAAAAACCATAACCAGTAAACCTGGAGTATTTGCTGCAGGAGATGTGCAAGATCCTGATTATCGTCAAGCGATTACTTCTGCTGGAACTGGATGTATGGCTGCATTAGATTTGGAAAAGTATTTATATGTATGTGTAGAATAA
- a CDS encoding type I restriction enzyme HsdR N-terminal domain-containing protein — protein sequence MHDLNFFIEEHLYLKKMKNRIHIFCVIRKKFYLFTQEEVIRQYIIFLLKKIKNYKNSNIWVEYPFKINKLNKRIDILVQFQRKPHILIECKNPKIPITQKTFDQISIYNKTIKAPFLMISNGIKNFIFQVDTYKKKFSFLKQIP from the coding sequence ATGCATGATTTAAATTTTTTTATAGAAGAACATTTATATCTGAAAAAAATGAAAAATAGAATTCATATATTTTGCGTAATCAGAAAAAAATTTTATCTTTTTACTCAAGAAGAAGTGATACGTCAATATATAATTTTTTTATTAAAAAAAATAAAAAATTATAAAAACTCCAACATATGGGTAGAATATCCTTTCAAAATAAATAAATTAAATAAAAGGATAGATATTCTTGTTCAATTTCAAAGAAAACCACACATTCTTATAGAATGTAAAAACCCAAAAATTCCTATTACGCAAAAAACTTTTGATCAAATTTCCATATATAATAAAACGATCAAAGCTCCATTTTTAATGATCAGTAATGGAATAAAAAACTTTATTTTTCAAGTTGATACATACAAAAAAAAGTTTTCATTTTTAAAACAGATTCCATAA
- the gap gene encoding type I glyceraldehyde-3-phosphate dehydrogenase, whose amino-acid sequence MSIKIGINGIGRIGKFVLLSALNRNNVQVVSINDLVSIEYLAYMLKYDSIHGSFKGKIRIEDTDSLILNEKRVKVTNEKDPKKLNWGNLNVEYVVESTGLFLTKDLANAHLESGAKKVILSAPPKDDIPMFVMGVNHENMRKDQNIVSNASCTTNCLSPIVKVLNDNFGISEGFMTTIHASTATQKVVDSISARDWRGGRSSLVNIIPSSTGAANAVGRIIPSLNGKLTGMAFRVPVANVSVLDFTVSLKTSTNFDKIKFCMKHASQTTLKNILGYTEDTVVSSDFIGDKRISIFDANSSMMLNSNFFKIVSWYDNEVGYSTKLLDLIDYMHSLLNQKN is encoded by the coding sequence ATGTCTATCAAAATAGGAATTAATGGAATTGGAAGAATAGGAAAGTTCGTTTTATTATCTGCTTTAAATAGAAATAACGTTCAAGTAGTATCTATAAATGATTTAGTATCTATAGAATATTTAGCTTATATGTTAAAATATGATTCTATTCATGGTTCTTTTAAAGGAAAGATTCGTATTGAAGATACAGATTCTCTCATTTTGAATGAAAAACGGGTTAAGGTTACTAATGAAAAAGATCCTAAAAAACTCAATTGGGGAAATTTGAATGTAGAATATGTTGTGGAATCTACTGGACTTTTTTTAACAAAAGATTTAGCTAATGCTCATTTAGAATCAGGTGCTAAAAAAGTGATTTTATCCGCTCCACCTAAAGATGATATTCCTATGTTTGTTATGGGAGTCAATCATGAAAATATGAGAAAAGATCAAAATATTGTATCTAATGCTTCTTGTACTACAAATTGTCTTTCTCCAATTGTTAAAGTTTTAAATGATAATTTTGGAATATCTGAAGGATTTATGACAACTATACATGCTTCTACTGCAACTCAAAAAGTTGTTGATTCTATTTCCGCTAGAGATTGGAGAGGAGGGAGATCTTCATTGGTTAATATAATACCATCATCAACAGGTGCGGCTAATGCCGTAGGTAGAATTATTCCCAGTTTGAACGGAAAATTAACAGGAATGGCTTTTAGAGTACCTGTAGCAAATGTTTCTGTTTTGGATTTTACGGTTAGTTTAAAAACTAGTACAAATTTTGATAAAATTAAATTTTGCATGAAACATGCTTCTCAAACCACATTAAAAAACATATTAGGATATACAGAAGATACTGTTGTTTCATCTGATTTTATAGGAGATAAAAGAATTTCTATTTTTGATGCAAATTCGAGTATGATGTTAAATTCCAATTTTTTCAAAATTGTTTCTTGGTACGATAATGAAGTTGGTTATTCCACAAAATTGTTAGATCTTATTGATTATATGCATTCTTTGTTAAATCAAAAAAATTGA